The Mytilus edulis chromosome 4, xbMytEdul2.2, whole genome shotgun sequence nucleotide sequence AGTACCTGTATTTaacttgtttaaatatttgttgtaGAAGATGGAGATTTATCATGTACAATGGAAGAATTCACAAAGCAGAAAGTTTCATGGGCAGCTAAAGTTCGTCAGCTTTTAGTGTGTATACAACAGATGAAAGATTTAAAGCCTGGATTAGTTAAAAGTAATTAAAGTTATTATCTGAATTATCTCTACAGTTTTGTGTAGTTGTATTTacacttataaatattaattgtgTATAATCTGTATTTacacttataaatattaattgtgTATAATCTGTATTTacacttataaatattaattgtgTATAATCTGAACTGTCTCCAAATTGCTTTAGCACTTGTTTCATCATATAACAATTACTTAATATTTTTTAGAATGTAGCATTGTTTTTTCACAGCTGTGAGTAATTGTATACAAGTAAAACACACAAAAATTTTAATACACATaaggaaattttatattttaagctGTCATATACCCTTTGTTGAAGGATCTTCTCTTACATTTTTCAGATTTGAATAAAGTTTTAGGTGTTAAAACACCTGAAGATTGTACACCTGCTGCCACATTGGAGCCTTCAGTCCAACCAGTGGAGGAGAATGACAACAAAGAAGCGGGATTTAAAACAGTACATGAAGAACTTCTCTGTGTTACAAGGtttatattgtcattcttattgAAATTTCACATCACTGTCCAAATGATACTATGTATGGAAACTTATTGTATCATAGCTGTGAAAATGTATCCATTACCagaaaaataaatgttacatTAAAAAGTTCATTTAATAATGCCCATTATTCTTACCATTGTAACAGTGTTCTTTGTATAGTTTAGCTTATAATTAATATGGACACCAATATTTCATCGGTTTAAGAAATTAAAACTTGCTACCGGTCGGCCTCTAAGTATTTATATATCGGGCTCCCATGTAGGTGAAAATCTGTTCGATGTCTGTTTTGTCTACTTGTTTATTTAAcataaatattcaatattcaagAATAACATTGAAATTATTTAGCAAGTTATCTAATTATTGACATAAGGGTTAgctggtccaaggacacagttattgtcctttggttttcgttgtctacgaatatagtccctagtgtaaacagtgtataacttgcatgttttatttgatacactttcccaatttatttcttgatattaaatgcatgaaatgttAAGTTAGGGGATgttattacatgttaaaaaaaattgggtgctgaatctttatcatgtttatgttaagtagtgatttggtccagttcaaaaaggtcaaattttatcacgtctgaagctgtcaaactgaattttacacccccttaacacagaattgttaatattttgagttagagctggtagaagtttctataattttgatattatttgactcactggtagtacactacgctgttaaaaatctttttaagaaagagcaggtgcgatttttttaatttgaatttattgtctaaaagaaatgcactacgaaataactgtgttctcgggccagcTGCAAATTGGAAATCTgttatttacataaaataatgttaaaagaCAGCAGTTTGTGTATTGATAACAATGCTATAATCTAATTCATCTTAAAAATTGCCTGAAGAAGTTGAGCATCACAAttgaacttatttgtagatcttactttgctgactATTATTGCTGTTCTCTGCAtttgtgaatataaatgaaatattaaattttctattttttatagtGAAAAACAGAATATGGCAGTTGGTCAATTTTCTAAAGTAGGAAGGAAAAAGAAGGCAACAGATTCACCATATAAACCAAATGCTTCTGTTCTGGTAATTTATGAAATATTCATATCATTTAATTTCCCATACTTGGCAAACAAGATAAAAATTATGGTCCTACcagtttttttttccatatacAAGGAAATGCCAAGCATAGCAAACATGACAGAAATTAAAAATatccaaattttaaaaatgagcAGGTTGTGGCTTGTACAACAGAAAGCATGcttgtttatctttttatattcCCATTCATATTCTAATGATATTCTGCTTAATCTCTTTCCAGTTGGCTATCacatttctatcatatttttttctcaataaatacTAGTCATAGCTTCTCGTTATGTAGCTCCAAGCTTTATTTGGTTATGAAATATTGTATGACATATGTTAAGCTCTTTCGAAAAATAATTCACATACATGCAATTTTCATCAAAGTTTAACAAACAACATCCAGCTTTGGTATGATTAGTGAGGAAAAGCTCAGAGTAcaatcctttgtttttttttagattcaacaAAACTCATTGATGATAAGTTGGTCTCCTTTCTTGaaagtatgttttgttttatgaacTCTTTTCACTTCAGAAACAATATAGCATTTAAAAGCATAGCAATATATTTCACATAATTTATTCAAAGATCTATTGCTTTGACAGGCAGCATCCAAATACCTACAGTCCGAGGCAGAGAAATGGGAAGATGATTGCAATCCTATTGTTAAGGTTGCCAAGGAGATGTCTTCACAGATAAATAAGATGACAGGCTATATCAAAGGTGAAGGTCAGATTCAAGTAagtaatctttatattttgttgattAGAATGGATGTGGAGTGAATATGTATAACAGTACCAtaaaataagggagataactgtgGAGTGAATATGTATAACAGTACCATAAAATAAGGGAGATAACCATACATCGAACACTGTGCATATtactgtgtgtttctttattctacattgactagaggtataaggggaaaGTTGTGATCTCACAAAACTTCTCGACTCCAACTCCACTACATTTTATGCCTgtccaagtatttctttatttgaaacaaagatagattttgcacatttttagctcacctggcccaaagggtaaagtgagcttttctcatcacttggcatctgtcATCTGTAGttgttaactttaacaaaaatcttctcctctgaaactactgggccaaatttaaccaaacttggccacaatcatcattggggtatctagtaaaaaaaaatgtgtctagtgacccagccaaccaaccaagatggtcgccatggctaaaaatagaccaTAGGGGGGAaatttggcttatatctctgaaaccaaagcatttagagcaaatctgacatgggtgaaattgtttatcaggtcaagatttacctgccctgaaatgttcagatgggtcggacaatctgttgttgggttgctgcccctgaatttgtaattttcaggaaattttgctgtttttggttattatcttgaatattattatagatagagataaactgtaaacagcaataatgttcagcaaagtaagatctacaaaaaagtcaacatgaccaaaatggtcagttgactccttaacaagttatagccctttatagtcaatttttgtcaattttttgtcaatttttgttatcttttacaaaattcttctcctctgaaactactaagactaatttaaccaaacttgtccacaatcatcattagggtgtaagtttaaaaaatatgtcaaatGACCCAGCCTGTGAACCAAGATGgttgacatggctaaaaatagtacacagggtaaaatgcagtttttggctaaaatcTCAGAAATcaaaccatttagagcaaatctgaacaggataaatttgttcgttaggtcaaggtctatctgccctgaaattttcagaccaatcaggcgaCCCAAATATTAAGTATGAAGCAGGTCCTTTGAGTAGTCAATATTAAGTTTGTAGGAAGTCCTCAGAGTAGGCAAATATTAAGTATGTAGGAAGTCCTCTGAGTAGGCAAATATTAAGTATGTAGGAAGTCCTCTTGAGTAGGCAAATGTAAAGCATGTAGGAAGTCTTCTGAGTAGGCAAATATTAAGCATGCAGGATGTCCTCTGAGTAGGCAGATATTAAGCTTGTAGGAAGTCCTCTGAGTAGGCAAATATTAAGCGTGTAGGAAGCCCTCTTATTAGGCAAATATTAAGCATGTAGGAAGCCCTCTGAGTAGGCAAGTAGTTTTTCACTTAACAAGTACATTTTATGTGTAAATGAAAGATTTTTGTTAACTTAACATCTGAAACCTGATAAAGTTCCATAAACATTTTGtaatattatttataacaaaaatgctgttaaaatgtaaattagtttattataaaaaaaacatacaaaaataaatatatcttttaaagaacatatatatatatatttatcgctattttgtgcatttttcctttgattttttttggtgataCTTTTCCAATCATGCTAATCgcttgatatggaaaattatcgctagaaactaaggaggcatgtggcgttgctaacgaaattgacataaaatgtaaaatagcgataaacagactatcattggtcatctcaactcgattgcttttctcgcttatGCCGTCttggctcaagcgagaaaatgaatctcgttgagataatcaacgataatctataaatatgcCCATGTGCCATTATGTTTTTGGAATAAGTTTGTCTGCAAGCTCTGCAAGAATGAACTTCATTGCATCATCTGGTTCTTCAGTTTTGTCATCAGATGATATAGAATACTGCATGTATTTCATGATATGTAGAAGATTTGAATGAAGtctttttaatgttttcataTCTATATCCTTCAGAAAATTAAGTATTCCTTTATCATTGCTAGCTATATCCACAGGTATTGATacagaaaatttagaaaaatcaaaatattttgaaaatgcatATTGTAAAGAATGGTTTCCAAATGTAACTGGTATACATCCACTCATGATTGAATCATAAAATGATTTTCTGGTTGGAGAATCTCCCGGTGGCTGTAAACAGAACACTGAACGATGCATCCACAAAACTAAATTTCTTTCAGTTTCCTCATCACATTGCGCAACTTCAAAGAAAACCATTTCTGTgggcaaagttttatttttgtattcttcatatgatttatttgttttatgtttaaattgTTCCATGATTTTACATCTGAATTCATTTTGGCACATAAGTCCAGCAGGTAGAAATATGAACACGTCTCTCTGGTCTAAGCTTGGAATCGGTAGTGAATTGTTCGTCATGTTTCCTGGTACCCAGTGTATAAAAGAAGGGTATGGAACAACATTAATGGACTGGGCAGCAGTTTTCATGAACAAGTTATCAGATGGGGTTACTTCCCTTTCTATGGATAGAAATGTCATATTTTGGGCAATAGTATACTGCAGATATGGGCAAAACTCGGAACACATTTCTCTGTGAATTTTACTGATTGTCGAGAAGTGAGGTTTTCCTTCTgtaaaatatttttgagaaagtAGAAATTCAGTTAAGTTCATGATTAATTGGTCACTTAAACTTGTGAAAtaatatttgttgaaaaatatacAATGTGTACCA carries:
- the LOC139520261 gene encoding uncharacterized protein — protein: MHKLIIGITGVSIVLILNVLSETTTLLDDLYISTNLDDILSKQFKFYIYDLPSSMNEDIVNYAVQNYGLKNCMSLRNNGMGDELLSIGENNEISVRNTDQFALEVIIHHKLLKSSYRTLDPDSADIFYVPGYVGTHCIFFNKYYFTSLSDQLIMNLTEFLLSQKYFTEGKPHFSTISKIHREMCSEFCPYLQYTIAQNMTFLSIEREVTPSDNLFMKTAAQSINVVPYPSFIHWVPGNMTNNSLPIPSLDQRDVFIFLPAGLMCQNEFRCKIMEQFKHKTNKSYEEYKNKTLPTEMVFFEVAQCDEETERNLVLWMHRSVFCLQPPGDSPTRKSFYDSIMSGCIPVTFGNHSLQYAFSKYFDFSKFSVSIPVDIASNDKGILNFLKDIDMKTLKRLHSNLLHIMKYMQYSISSDDKTEEPDDAMKFILAELADKLIPKT